From a region of the Mycolicibacterium sp. MU0050 genome:
- a CDS encoding GntR family transcriptional regulator, translated as MRLSDLAAAHVRELIVAGQLRAGEFIRPETVAEELGISATPAREGLLLLQTEGFLTIEPRRGFSVTALSSEDIRDIYDAQALLGGELTARAARIITPEVVNELEAIQTDLERAAAEEDYEAVERLNHQFHATIYRLAGSRKIRWLIKTTLPYAPRKFFAAVEGWPEASAQDHRAIIEHLRAGDQEAAREAMARHIRNAGALLADHLAASGTLG; from the coding sequence ATGCGGCTCAGCGACCTCGCAGCCGCACACGTGCGTGAGCTCATCGTGGCCGGCCAGCTGCGGGCCGGCGAGTTCATCCGTCCCGAAACCGTCGCCGAGGAACTCGGGATCAGCGCCACTCCGGCCCGGGAAGGTCTGCTGCTGCTGCAGACCGAGGGGTTTCTCACCATCGAACCCCGACGTGGCTTCTCCGTTACCGCGCTGTCCAGCGAGGACATCCGCGACATCTACGACGCCCAGGCGCTGCTCGGGGGCGAGCTCACCGCGCGTGCCGCCCGGATCATCACCCCGGAGGTGGTGAACGAACTCGAGGCCATCCAGACCGACCTCGAAAGGGCCGCCGCGGAAGAGGATTACGAAGCCGTGGAGCGGCTCAACCACCAGTTCCACGCGACCATCTATCGGCTGGCGGGCTCCCGCAAGATCCGTTGGCTGATCAAGACCACGCTTCCGTATGCCCCGCGGAAGTTCTTCGCCGCGGTCGAGGGGTGGCCCGAGGCCTCCGCGCAGGACCACCGCGCCATCATCGAGCACCTCCGCGCCGGCGACCAGGAGGCCGCCCGCGAAGCGATGGCCCGCCACATCCGCAACGCCGGGGCGTTGCTGGCCGACCACCTCGCGGCCAGCGGAACGCTCGGCTAG
- a CDS encoding acyl-CoA dehydrogenase family protein, producing MVLSAEEQSLVDTVHDFVEKQVKPVARELEHANTYPEELIETMKEIGIFGLAIPEPYGVGQVSMPCYVTVTEELARGWMSLAGAMGGHTVVSKLITMFGTEEQKQRYLPRMATGELRTTMALTEPGGGSDLQAMRTVARRDGDEYVINGSKTWITNARRAGLVALLCKTDPTAEPAHRGVSILLVEKVPGFAVSKDLPKLGYKGVESCELNFTDCRVPADALLGAAEGSGFAQMMKGLEVGRLQVAARATGVARAAFEDSLRYAQERESFGKPIWQHQSVGNMLADMGTKLSAARALLLTAAAKFDSGARVDMEAGMAKLFASEVGMEIALDAVRVHGGYGYSTEYDVERYFRDAPLMIVGEGTNEIQRGVIAKQLVKRGGLDL from the coding sequence ATGGTGCTGTCGGCAGAAGAGCAGTCGTTGGTGGACACGGTGCACGACTTCGTCGAGAAGCAGGTGAAACCGGTGGCGCGCGAGCTCGAGCACGCCAACACCTATCCCGAGGAACTCATCGAGACGATGAAGGAGATCGGGATCTTCGGACTGGCGATCCCGGAGCCGTATGGGGTCGGGCAGGTGTCGATGCCCTGCTACGTCACGGTGACCGAGGAACTGGCCCGGGGCTGGATGAGCCTGGCGGGCGCCATGGGCGGGCACACCGTGGTCTCGAAGTTGATCACCATGTTCGGCACCGAGGAGCAAAAGCAGCGGTACCTGCCCCGAATGGCCACCGGCGAGCTGCGCACCACGATGGCGCTCACCGAACCCGGCGGCGGTTCGGACCTGCAGGCCATGCGGACGGTGGCTCGCCGGGACGGTGACGAGTACGTCATCAACGGCAGCAAGACCTGGATCACCAACGCCCGGCGGGCCGGGCTGGTCGCGCTGCTGTGCAAGACCGATCCGACCGCCGAGCCGGCCCATCGTGGCGTCTCGATCCTGTTGGTCGAGAAGGTGCCCGGCTTTGCCGTGTCCAAGGATCTGCCCAAGCTCGGCTACAAGGGCGTCGAGAGCTGCGAGCTCAACTTCACCGACTGCCGGGTGCCCGCCGACGCCCTGCTCGGCGCGGCCGAGGGCAGCGGCTTCGCCCAGATGATGAAGGGCCTGGAGGTGGGCCGGCTGCAGGTCGCGGCGCGGGCGACCGGGGTCGCGCGGGCCGCGTTCGAGGACTCGCTGCGTTACGCCCAGGAGCGCGAGAGCTTCGGCAAGCCCATCTGGCAGCACCAGTCGGTGGGCAACATGCTCGCCGACATGGGCACCAAACTGTCGGCGGCCCGGGCGCTGTTGCTCACCGCCGCAGCGAAATTCGATTCCGGCGCGCGCGTCGACATGGAGGCCGGGATGGCCAAGCTGTTCGCCTCGGAAGTGGGGATGGAGATCGCCCTGGACGCGGTGCGGGTGCACGGCGGGTACGGCTATTCCACCGAGTACGACGTCGAGCGGTACTTCCGGGACGCGCCGCTGATGATCGTCGGCGAAGGAACCAACGAAATTCAGCGCGGGGTGATCGCCAAGCAGCTCGTCAAGAGGGGCGGGTTGGACCTCTGA
- a CDS encoding zinc-binding dehydrogenase — protein sequence MRTVVIDAPGQIRIDTRPDPPLPGPDGAVIEVNSTAICGSDLHFYEGDYPLVEPVALGHEAIGTVVEKGPDVRTVEVGDLVLVSSVAGCGACIGCATRDPINCLSGPQIFGTGGLGGAQSDLLAVPAADFQLLRIPEGLDTEEALLLTDNLATGWAGARRADIPPGGPVVVLGLGAVGLCAVRSAIAQGAGTVFAVDPVEGRRDRAALSGATPVAPPALDAVMEATRGRGAASVIDAVGSDATMTAALSLVRPGGTVSVIGVHDLTTFPYPATMCLLRSITLRSTTAPVQQTWPELIPLIQSGRLNTAGIFTHSMALDDAAAGYAAVAARSSECVKVTLTP from the coding sequence ATGCGCACCGTAGTGATCGACGCCCCCGGTCAAATCCGTATCGACACCCGCCCCGACCCGCCTCTGCCCGGCCCCGACGGCGCCGTCATCGAAGTCAACTCCACCGCCATCTGCGGTTCGGATCTGCATTTCTACGAGGGTGATTATCCGCTGGTCGAACCGGTGGCGCTGGGCCACGAAGCCATCGGCACCGTGGTGGAGAAGGGCCCCGACGTGCGCACCGTCGAGGTCGGCGATCTGGTGCTGGTGTCCTCGGTCGCGGGCTGCGGCGCCTGCATCGGTTGCGCCACCCGCGACCCGATCAACTGCCTGTCCGGGCCGCAGATCTTCGGCACCGGCGGGCTGGGCGGCGCGCAGTCGGACCTCCTGGCCGTTCCCGCCGCCGACTTTCAGCTGCTCAGGATTCCCGAGGGCCTCGATACCGAGGAAGCCCTGCTGCTGACCGACAATCTGGCCACCGGCTGGGCCGGCGCCCGGCGCGCCGACATCCCCCCGGGCGGCCCCGTGGTGGTGCTGGGTCTCGGCGCGGTCGGACTGTGCGCGGTGCGCAGCGCGATCGCACAGGGCGCGGGCACGGTGTTCGCGGTCGATCCGGTGGAGGGCCGCCGGGACCGCGCCGCGCTCAGCGGCGCGACGCCGGTGGCCCCGCCGGCGCTCGATGCCGTCATGGAGGCCACCCGGGGGCGCGGCGCCGCGTCGGTGATCGACGCCGTGGGCAGCGACGCCACGATGACCGCGGCGTTGTCGTTGGTGCGACCGGGCGGAACTGTGTCCGTGATCGGCGTCCACGACCTGACCACTTTCCCGTATCCGGCCACGATGTGCCTGCTGCGCAGCATCACTCTGCGCAGCACCACCGCCCCGGTACAGCAGACCTGGCCCGAGCTGATCCCGCTGATCCAGTCCGGCCGCCTGAACACCGCGGGCATCTTCACCCACTCCATGGCGCTCGACGACGCCGCGGCGGGCTATGCCGCCGTCGCGGCCCGGTCCTCCGAATGCGTCAAGGTGACGCTGACGCCGTGA
- a CDS encoding DUF4185 domain-containing protein gives MAPGARSDGKIADLTGPGITDRWGVTATDLGAVVRADDGKLVAVFGDTFAGRKVGTGDWRSPVILIGAGDATTPIAWERAGGPDPDYARQLRFYIHDHGPHWARGGISTVLPSDLLRVEDKIYLHVIVNRGFPHVIWTEIWSSADDGITWEHLGETAKFPADLHDGHAQLWTWDHNPEDGWVYVASTGFQRDKGIILRRVQPAHIGDASKYQAWGRSRGRWSWGPRATVLTPAGERWGELSMRRLATGQWVLGGFLASGYALGYRVLAAPTSPLAEAPVQQPISGCSWSAESHVDCRVAQLYGGYLLPGSRLDRVGGVGLIVSHWNTKRGWPYRVMQFRVTLRDTTTDTGTACAQ, from the coding sequence CTGGCGCCCGGGGCCCGCTCCGACGGCAAGATCGCCGACCTGACCGGCCCCGGCATCACCGACCGTTGGGGGGTGACGGCCACCGATTTGGGTGCGGTGGTGCGCGCCGACGACGGGAAACTCGTCGCTGTCTTCGGCGACACCTTCGCCGGACGCAAGGTCGGCACCGGCGACTGGCGCTCCCCGGTGATCCTGATCGGTGCCGGCGACGCGACCACCCCGATCGCCTGGGAGCGCGCCGGCGGGCCGGACCCCGACTACGCGCGGCAGTTGCGCTTCTACATCCACGACCACGGCCCGCACTGGGCGCGCGGCGGCATCAGCACGGTGCTGCCCTCGGATCTGCTCCGCGTCGAGGACAAGATCTATCTGCACGTGATCGTCAATCGTGGCTTCCCCCATGTCATCTGGACCGAAATCTGGTCCTCCGCCGACGACGGGATCACCTGGGAACACCTGGGCGAGACGGCGAAGTTCCCCGCCGATCTGCACGACGGTCACGCCCAGCTGTGGACCTGGGACCACAACCCGGAGGACGGTTGGGTGTACGTGGCGTCGACGGGATTTCAACGCGACAAGGGCATCATCCTGCGCCGGGTGCAGCCCGCCCATATCGGCGACGCATCGAAGTATCAGGCCTGGGGCCGCAGCCGCGGCCGATGGTCCTGGGGGCCGCGGGCGACCGTGCTGACACCGGCCGGGGAGCGCTGGGGAGAGTTGTCGATGCGCCGGCTGGCCACCGGGCAATGGGTCCTCGGCGGATTCCTCGCCTCCGGATACGCCCTCGGGTACCGGGTGCTGGCGGCGCCGACGTCGCCGCTGGCCGAAGCACCGGTCCAGCAGCCGATCTCGGGCTGCAGCTGGTCCGCAGAGAGCCACGTCGATTGCCGGGTGGCTCAACTCTACGGCGGATATCTGTTGCCCGGCTCCCGGCTGGACCGCGTCGGTGGAGTGGGATTGATTGTCTCCCACTGGAACACCAAGCGTGGCTGGCCGTACCGGGTGATGCAGTTCCGGGTCACCCTGCGGGACACCACCACCGACACCGGCACCGCCTGCGCTCAGTAG
- the ampC gene encoding class C beta-lactamase: MFDRRTGRFLSTVLLLVLFSAVACSSAPDPEPIDPPGAAAPGGLAAAVDAAFGPLLDEYDVPGLAVAVSVDGQSHLFDYGVADKASGAPVTPDTVFEIGSVSKTFTTLLAALAAERGQLELGDHPGRHLPELRGHPIDAANLLNLATYTAGGLPLQFPETVTDEAAMVSFFQEWTPAAPPGRVREYSNPSIGLLGHATAAAMDGDFTELLQTQLFPALGLTHTYIEVPEPESAHYAWGHNAAGDPVRVNPGMFDAQAYGVKTTAGDLIEFVEANMRPDGLDPELRRAVEATHVGHFALGAMTQGLGWEQYRYPVRLDDLLAGNSRTVSGEPQPVTPAPEPQAPTALLFNKTGSTDGFGAYVVFVPEQRIGIAMLANKNFPIPARITAAHAVLDHLSGD; the protein is encoded by the coding sequence ATGTTTGACCGAAGAACTGGGCGCTTCCTGTCGACGGTGTTGCTGCTGGTCCTGTTTTCCGCCGTCGCGTGTTCGTCCGCGCCGGACCCTGAGCCGATCGATCCGCCCGGCGCGGCCGCCCCGGGCGGATTGGCCGCGGCGGTCGACGCCGCGTTCGGCCCGCTGCTCGACGAGTACGACGTGCCGGGCCTGGCTGTGGCCGTCAGCGTAGACGGACAGTCGCACCTCTTCGACTACGGGGTGGCCGACAAGGCGAGCGGGGCCCCCGTCACGCCCGACACGGTGTTCGAAATCGGCTCGGTGAGCAAGACTTTCACCACGTTGCTGGCCGCGCTGGCGGCCGAACGTGGCCAGTTGGAGCTCGGCGACCACCCCGGTCGGCACCTTCCGGAGTTGCGCGGTCACCCCATCGACGCCGCGAACCTGCTGAATCTGGCGACCTATACCGCCGGCGGGCTGCCGCTGCAGTTCCCCGAGACGGTCACCGACGAGGCGGCCATGGTGTCCTTCTTCCAGGAGTGGACCCCGGCCGCCCCGCCCGGGCGAGTGCGCGAATACTCCAACCCCAGCATCGGTTTACTGGGCCACGCGACGGCCGCCGCCATGGACGGGGACTTCACCGAGCTGTTGCAAACCCAGCTGTTTCCGGCGCTGGGGCTCACCCACACCTACATCGAGGTGCCCGAGCCCGAAAGCGCGCACTACGCCTGGGGGCACAACGCTGCCGGCGACCCGGTGCGCGTCAACCCTGGCATGTTCGACGCGCAGGCGTACGGGGTGAAGACCACCGCCGGTGACCTGATCGAGTTCGTCGAGGCCAACATGCGACCGGACGGACTCGATCCCGAACTGCGTCGGGCCGTCGAGGCCACGCACGTCGGCCACTTCGCCCTCGGAGCCATGACGCAAGGGTTGGGCTGGGAACAGTACCGCTACCCGGTGCGCCTGGATGATCTGCTGGCGGGCAACTCGCGGACGGTCAGCGGCGAGCCGCAACCGGTCACGCCGGCGCCCGAACCCCAGGCCCCCACCGCATTGCTGTTCAACAAGACCGGTTCCACCGACGGTTTCGGGGCCTACGTGGTGTTCGTCCCGGAGCAGCGGATCGGCATCGCGATGCTGGCGAACAAGAACTTTCCCATTCCCGCGCGGATCACCGCTGCTCACGCGGTCCTCGATCATCTGTCCGGGGACTGA
- a CDS encoding heme-binding protein, translating to MNSTQRTTFRTRATMAGLAAGGLVLAGFTAPVAAAAPCMVSEAAGTISAVSGAAGQYLASHPGADQALSTARTQPREQARETVRAYFTANPGEYVELKNITAPLVDLQNRCGTAGIPSDFVSAFNEFQAG from the coding sequence ATGAACTCAACCCAGCGAACGACGTTCCGCACCCGCGCCACCATGGCCGGTCTGGCCGCGGGCGGCTTGGTGTTGGCCGGCTTCACCGCGCCGGTGGCCGCCGCCGCGCCATGCATGGTGAGCGAGGCGGCCGGCACCATCAGCGCGGTGTCGGGGGCCGCCGGGCAGTACCTGGCCAGCCATCCCGGTGCTGATCAGGCACTGAGCACCGCGCGCACGCAGCCTCGGGAACAGGCGCGGGAGACGGTGCGGGCCTACTTCACCGCGAACCCGGGCGAGTACGTCGAGCTGAAGAACATCACTGCGCCGCTGGTGGACCTGCAGAATCGGTGCGGAACCGCCGGAATTCCCAGTGACTTCGTGTCGGCGTTCAACGAGTTCCAGGCGGGCTGA
- a CDS encoding cysteine hydrolase produces the protein MTDTAVLVIDMLNAYQHPDAELLIPNVAEIVEPVSGLIDAALARDDVDLIYVNDNYGDFTAQPDDLVRAALEGARPDLVKPVAPRPNSRFLTKVRHSVFYATALEYLLSRLGAKRLIFVGQVTEQCVLYSALDAYVRHFEVVVPRDGVAHIDPELGAAALKMMESNMDASIVSVADCLPG, from the coding sequence GTGACCGATACCGCGGTCTTGGTGATCGACATGCTGAATGCCTATCAGCATCCCGACGCCGAACTGCTGATACCGAATGTGGCCGAGATCGTCGAACCGGTGTCCGGACTGATCGACGCGGCTCTGGCACGCGACGACGTCGACCTGATCTATGTCAACGACAATTACGGCGACTTCACCGCGCAGCCCGACGACCTGGTGCGTGCCGCGCTCGAAGGCGCTCGTCCGGACCTGGTGAAACCTGTTGCACCGCGGCCCAACTCCCGATTCCTGACCAAGGTGCGGCACAGCGTGTTCTACGCGACCGCGCTGGAGTACCTGTTGTCCCGGTTGGGCGCCAAGCGGCTGATCTTCGTGGGGCAGGTGACCGAGCAATGCGTGCTCTACAGCGCGCTGGACGCCTACGTACGCCACTTCGAAGTGGTGGTGCCCCGTGACGGTGTCGCCCACATCGACCCGGAGTTGGGCGCCGCGGCGCTGAAGATGATGGAAAGCAACATGGACGCCAGCATCGTCTCGGTCGCCGACTGCCTGCCCGGGTGA
- a CDS encoding beta-phosphoglucomutase family hydrolase — MPNPEPPERTTPLGLPRRVGACLFDLDGVLTDTASVHRNAWKAMFDEFLASLGPGHRPFDDADYRAFVDGKTRDLGVLSFLTSRGLELPAGSAEDGPEATTVHGLANRKNAAFQRLLHTDGVTVFDGSRRYLRAVRDAGVAIAVVSSSANAADVLELAGLTEFVDCRVDGVTIRTEGMPGKPAPDSFLRAAELLRVSAADAAVFEDALAGVQAGRAGRFAVVVGVDRVGDPESLRRAGADIVVADLDELLTRC; from the coding sequence ATCCCGAACCCCGAACCGCCCGAGCGGACGACACCGCTGGGCCTGCCGCGCCGAGTCGGCGCCTGCCTTTTCGACCTCGACGGCGTCCTGACCGACACCGCCAGCGTGCACCGCAACGCCTGGAAGGCCATGTTCGACGAGTTCCTGGCCTCCCTCGGCCCCGGGCACCGGCCGTTCGATGACGCCGACTACCGCGCTTTCGTCGACGGCAAGACCCGCGACCTGGGCGTGCTCAGCTTCCTGACCAGCCGGGGCCTGGAACTGCCCGCGGGCAGCGCCGAGGACGGCCCCGAGGCGACGACCGTCCACGGCCTGGCCAACCGGAAGAACGCCGCGTTCCAGCGGCTGCTGCACACCGACGGGGTCACCGTCTTCGACGGGTCGCGGCGGTATCTGCGCGCCGTGCGCGACGCCGGGGTGGCGATCGCCGTGGTGTCGTCCAGCGCCAACGCCGCCGACGTGCTCGAACTCGCCGGCCTCACGGAGTTCGTCGACTGCCGGGTCGACGGCGTCACCATCCGCACCGAGGGCATGCCCGGCAAGCCCGCTCCCGATTCGTTCCTGCGCGCCGCCGAGTTGCTCCGGGTGTCCGCCGCCGACGCCGCGGTCTTCGAGGACGCGCTGGCCGGCGTGCAGGCGGGCCGCGCTGGACGGTTCGCCGTGGTGGTGGGCGTGGACCGCGTCGGAGATCCGGAATCGCTGCGCCGGGCAGGGGCCGACATCGTGGTTGCCGACCTCGACGAATTGCTGACCCGGTGCTGA
- a CDS encoding glycoside hydrolase family 65 protein, which translates to MSDDTRFPVEPWQLRETSLDLEVLGRSESLFALSNGHLGLRANLDEGEPYALPGTYLNSFVEERPLPYAEAGYGYPEIGQSIIDVTNGKVIRLLVDDEPFDVRYGELLEHERTLDLRAGTLTRVARWRSPAEKKICVRSTRLVSLVHRSVAAIEYIVEAVDEFTLVTVQSELVANEDQPEPSADPRVAAVLRRPLESVEHDGSGREAVLVHRTRASNLTMAAAMDHLIEVPGRVEVSTETSPDLARTTVICGLRPGQRLRIVKFLAYGWSSLRSRPALRSQIAAAISAARYTGWEGLVEQQRGYLDDFWDSADVEVEGDPDLQQAVRFGLFHVLQAGARAERRAIPGKGLTGTGYDGHAFWDTEGFVLPVLTYTAPDAAADALRWRASTLELAKQRAAELDLTGAAFPWRTIRGEECSAYWPAGTAAWHINAAVAMAFERYRLVTGDDSLENECGVAVLVETARLWNSLGHHDRHGVWHLDGVTGPDEYTAVVNDNVFTNLMAAHNLKVAAAACERHPRTAESLGVTDGEIAGWRAAAEAVCIPFDDELGVHEQSAGFTRLREWDFNGGRDYPLLLHQPYVRLYPSQVIKQADLVLAMHWLGHHFTDEQKARNVDYYEQRTTRDSSLSACTQAVMCAEVGHLELAHAYATEAALIDLRDLHRNTSDGLHMASLAGAWTALVDGFGGLRDDENTVSFKPALPERISRLVFRLRWRGFRLTVDIDHETTTYTLRDGPDGRVRIRHCGQDLELTTAEPVTVPVEARVPLLPRPTQPPGRTPIFLRD; encoded by the coding sequence CTGAGCGACGACACCAGGTTCCCGGTCGAGCCGTGGCAGCTTCGCGAGACCAGCCTGGACCTCGAAGTGCTGGGCCGTTCCGAATCGCTGTTCGCGCTGTCCAACGGGCACCTCGGATTGCGCGCCAACCTCGACGAGGGCGAACCGTACGCGCTGCCGGGCACCTACCTGAACTCGTTCGTGGAGGAACGGCCGCTGCCGTATGCCGAGGCCGGCTACGGCTATCCCGAGATCGGCCAATCCATCATCGACGTCACCAACGGCAAGGTGATCCGCCTTCTCGTCGACGACGAACCCTTCGACGTCCGCTACGGCGAACTGCTCGAGCACGAGCGGACCCTCGATTTGCGGGCCGGCACCCTGACCCGGGTTGCGCGCTGGCGCTCACCGGCCGAGAAGAAGATCTGCGTGCGGTCCACCCGCCTGGTGTCGTTGGTCCACCGCAGCGTGGCGGCCATCGAGTACATCGTCGAGGCGGTCGACGAATTCACGCTGGTCACAGTGCAATCGGAGCTGGTGGCCAACGAGGATCAACCCGAACCGTCGGCGGATCCGCGGGTGGCCGCGGTCCTGCGACGGCCACTGGAGTCGGTCGAGCACGACGGCTCCGGGCGGGAGGCGGTGCTGGTGCACCGAACCCGGGCCAGCAACCTGACGATGGCGGCCGCCATGGACCACCTGATCGAGGTACCCGGCCGCGTCGAGGTGTCCACCGAGACCAGTCCGGACCTGGCCCGCACCACCGTGATCTGCGGCCTACGCCCCGGGCAGCGGTTGCGCATCGTGAAATTCCTGGCCTATGGCTGGTCGAGCCTGCGTTCCCGGCCGGCCCTGCGCAGTCAGATCGCCGCGGCGATCTCGGCGGCGCGCTATACCGGCTGGGAGGGCCTGGTCGAGCAACAACGCGGTTATCTCGACGACTTCTGGGACAGCGCCGACGTGGAGGTCGAGGGCGACCCCGACCTGCAGCAGGCCGTACGATTCGGGCTGTTCCACGTGTTGCAGGCCGGCGCCCGCGCCGAGCGCCGAGCCATTCCGGGCAAGGGCCTGACCGGCACCGGCTACGACGGACACGCCTTCTGGGACACCGAGGGATTCGTGCTCCCGGTGCTCACCTACACCGCCCCGGATGCGGCGGCCGACGCGCTGCGCTGGCGCGCCTCGACGCTGGAGTTGGCCAAGCAACGCGCGGCCGAACTCGACCTGACCGGTGCGGCGTTCCCGTGGCGGACCATCCGCGGCGAGGAGTGTTCGGCCTACTGGCCCGCGGGGACGGCGGCCTGGCACATCAACGCCGCCGTCGCCATGGCGTTCGAACGGTACCGCCTGGTCACCGGGGACGATTCGCTGGAAAACGAGTGCGGCGTCGCGGTCCTGGTCGAGACGGCCCGGCTGTGGAATTCGCTGGGCCACCACGACCGGCACGGCGTGTGGCACCTCGACGGGGTCACGGGTCCCGACGAGTACACGGCCGTGGTGAACGACAACGTGTTCACCAACCTGATGGCGGCGCACAACCTGAAGGTCGCCGCCGCAGCGTGTGAACGCCATCCCCGCACCGCGGAGTCGCTCGGCGTCACCGACGGTGAGATCGCCGGCTGGCGTGCCGCGGCCGAGGCGGTCTGCATCCCGTTCGACGACGAACTCGGGGTCCACGAACAGTCCGCGGGGTTCACCCGGCTGCGGGAGTGGGACTTCAACGGCGGCAGGGACTATCCGCTGCTGCTGCACCAGCCCTACGTGCGGCTGTACCCGTCGCAGGTCATCAAGCAGGCCGACCTGGTGCTGGCCATGCACTGGCTGGGCCATCACTTCACCGACGAGCAGAAGGCACGCAATGTCGACTACTACGAGCAGCGCACCACGCGCGACTCGTCACTGTCGGCGTGTACCCAGGCCGTGATGTGCGCCGAGGTGGGACATTTGGAGTTGGCTCACGCCTACGCCACCGAGGCGGCCTTGATCGACCTACGGGATCTGCATCGCAACACCAGTGACGGTCTGCACATGGCGTCGCTCGCCGGCGCCTGGACCGCGCTGGTCGACGGATTCGGCGGTCTGCGCGACGACGAGAACACCGTCTCCTTCAAGCCCGCACTGCCGGAGCGGATTTCGCGTCTGGTGTTCCGATTGCGTTGGCGCGGATTCCGTCTCACCGTCGACATCGACCACGAGACCACCACCTACACCCTGCGCGACGGACCCGACGGACGGGTGCGGATCCGGCACTGCGGCCAGGACCTGGAACTGACCACCGCCGAGCCCGTCACCGTCCCGGTCGAAGCACGCGTCCCGCTGTTGCCCCGGCCGACGCAACCCCCAGGACGGACGCCGATCTTCCTGCGCGACTGA
- a CDS encoding CsbD family protein, with amino-acid sequence MADSNSGPAEAVKGVVEDVKGKAKEAIGAVTGRDDLQREGQAQQDKAEAQREAAQKEAEAESARAAAKANEARQKAEQ; translated from the coding sequence ATGGCTGACAGCAACAGCGGGCCGGCCGAGGCCGTCAAGGGCGTCGTCGAGGACGTCAAGGGCAAGGCCAAGGAGGCGATCGGGGCCGTGACCGGCCGCGACGATCTTCAACGCGAGGGACAGGCCCAGCAGGACAAGGCCGAAGCCCAGCGTGAGGCCGCGCAGAAGGAGGCCGAGGCCGAGAGCGCACGCGCCGCGGCGAAGGCCAACGAGGCTCGGCAGAAGGCCGAGCAGTAA
- a CDS encoding flavodoxin family protein, whose protein sequence is MTDTLKALGLICTLKPSPAPSSSVLMAEHVFERLGEQDVECEAVRCVDYDIAPGVEPDMGGTDQWPAIRSKLLDADILLISTPVWLGHPSSITQRVLERLDAELSNTDDAGRPVMAGRVGIVSVVGNEDGAHKVIADVFQGLNDIGYTVPAQGSTYWNGRAMDSVDYNDLDEVPEPVAAATAAAARNAAHLARQLRSAKYPAYQ, encoded by the coding sequence ATGACCGACACACTCAAGGCGCTGGGCCTGATTTGCACGCTCAAGCCCAGCCCGGCGCCGTCGAGCAGCGTGTTGATGGCCGAGCATGTCTTCGAACGCCTCGGAGAGCAGGACGTGGAGTGTGAGGCGGTGCGTTGCGTCGATTACGACATCGCTCCTGGCGTGGAGCCGGACATGGGCGGCACCGATCAGTGGCCGGCGATCCGGTCGAAGTTGCTCGACGCCGACATCCTGCTGATCAGCACGCCGGTGTGGTTGGGCCACCCGTCCAGCATCACCCAGCGCGTCCTGGAACGCCTGGACGCCGAACTCTCCAACACCGACGACGCCGGGCGGCCGGTCATGGCCGGCCGGGTGGGCATCGTGAGCGTGGTGGGCAACGAAGACGGCGCCCACAAGGTGATCGCCGACGTGTTTCAGGGCCTCAACGACATCGGCTACACCGTGCCCGCCCAGGGCAGCACCTACTGGAACGGGCGGGCAATGGATTCGGTCGACTACAACGACCTCGACGAGGTTCCCGAGCCGGTTGCCGCGGCCACCGCGGCCGCGGCGCGCAACGCGGCGCACCTCGCGCGCCAGCTCAGGAGCGCCAAATACCCCGCATACCAATGA
- the usfY gene encoding protein UsfY gives MGDTAKDPVDHARTTRPRAGEAMKDGTNLPGMIVTALGVVTFVITLFLFGAGNSSAGTVGAVVAVVLFVAGLSWLYFSKRRVRRLHAEWLEEHPEASAPPMTN, from the coding sequence ATGGGTGACACCGCGAAAGACCCAGTTGACCACGCCCGCACCACGCGCCCCCGCGCCGGCGAGGCGATGAAGGACGGCACCAATCTGCCCGGCATGATCGTGACCGCGCTCGGCGTGGTGACATTCGTCATCACCCTGTTCCTGTTTGGGGCGGGGAACTCGAGCGCCGGGACCGTCGGCGCTGTCGTCGCCGTGGTGCTGTTCGTCGCCGGGCTGAGCTGGCTGTACTTCAGCAAGCGCCGGGTGCGCCGGTTGCATGCCGAGTGGCTCGAGGAGCACCCGGAGGCTAGCGCGCCGCCGATGACCAACTGA
- a CDS encoding DUF7218 family protein encodes MPNSSIKNEKLYEDLREQGNSKEKAARISNAAAARGKSAVGRKGGKSGSYDDWTVPELKKRAKELGMSGYSDLTKDKLVSKLRKH; translated from the coding sequence ATGCCGAATTCATCGATCAAGAACGAAAAGCTCTACGAGGACCTGCGCGAGCAAGGAAACTCCAAGGAGAAAGCGGCCCGCATCTCGAACGCGGCGGCCGCCCGCGGCAAGTCCGCCGTCGGACGCAAGGGCGGCAAGTCCGGATCGTACGACGACTGGACCGTGCCGGAACTGAAGAAGCGAGCCAAGGAACTCGGGATGTCGGGGTACTCCGACCTCACCAAAGACAAGCTGGTCAGCAAGCTACGCAAGCACTGA